The Bacillus spongiae genome includes a region encoding these proteins:
- a CDS encoding diphthine--ammonia ligase produces the protein MKVVVGFSGGKDSTLALYKIQNNPKYEIDSLLVTLTEGVNRVSIHGVRYELLKLQSESLGIPLREVWLPQDCSDEKYQELMGNAVTKMKDDKVTHIAFGDIHLQDVREYRENMLLKTGISTLFPLWGKPVEELSHEFINRKFKTVLTCIDLDKLDRSFSGRVYDWEFIEDYPKEKHDICGENGEFHSFVFDGPNFKFPIKYKLGEQKVTPDYFTQKDRFLYIDLIPINSSNE, from the coding sequence ATGAAGGTTGTAGTTGGATTTAGCGGTGGAAAGGATTCCACTCTTGCATTATATAAAATACAAAATAATCCTAAATACGAGATTGATTCATTGCTAGTGACGCTTACAGAAGGAGTAAATCGCGTATCTATTCATGGAGTCCGTTATGAATTACTAAAGCTGCAGTCTGAGTCTTTAGGAATTCCATTACGAGAAGTCTGGCTACCACAGGACTGCTCTGATGAAAAGTATCAAGAATTAATGGGAAATGCTGTTACTAAAATGAAGGATGACAAGGTAACTCATATTGCATTTGGGGATATTCACCTACAGGATGTTCGGGAGTATAGAGAAAATATGCTGTTAAAAACGGGAATTTCCACACTCTTCCCTCTTTGGGGTAAACCAGTAGAGGAATTGAGTCATGAATTTATTAATCGTAAGTTTAAAACTGTACTGACGTGTATCGATTTGGATAAATTAGATAGGAGCTTCTCAGGCAGAGTATATGACTGGGAGTTTATAGAGGATTACCCTAAAGAAAAGCATGATATTTGTGGAGAGAATGGAGAATTCCACTCTTTTGTATTTGACGGCCCTAACTTTAAATTCCCAATAAAATATAAATTAGGTGAACAGAAAGTAACACCTGACTATTTTACTCAAAAGGACCGGTTTCTTTATATTGACCTAATCCCAATTAATTCATCAAATGAATAG
- a CDS encoding CtsR family transcriptional regulator, with protein sequence MRNISDIIEHYLKQVLQKSESDIVEIKRSEIAHKFQCVPSQINYVINTRFTIERGYLVESKRGGGGFIRIAKVQTHDKAHLIDQILSMLGNTVSQASSENVIVRLIEEGAISEREAKIMLSVMDRSVIYIDLPVRDELRARMLKSMLMTLKYK encoded by the coding sequence TTGAGAAATATATCAGATATAATTGAACACTATTTAAAGCAGGTTCTTCAAAAGAGTGAGTCGGATATCGTAGAGATAAAACGAAGTGAGATAGCGCATAAATTTCAATGTGTTCCTTCTCAAATCAATTATGTGATAAATACTCGATTTACAATAGAGAGGGGCTATTTAGTCGAAAGTAAACGAGGTGGTGGTGGTTTTATTCGAATTGCAAAGGTGCAAACACATGATAAAGCACACCTTATTGACCAAATTCTTTCAATGCTTGGAAATACGGTTTCTCAAGCAAGCTCAGAAAATGTAATTGTTCGCTTAATTGAAGAAGGAGCTATTTCAGAGCGAGAAGCTAAAATAATGCTTAGTGTGATGGATCGTTCCGTTATATATATAGATCTTCCTGTTCGTGATGAACTAAGAGCACGGATGTTAAAAAGTATGTTAATGACGTTAAAATACAAATAA
- a CDS encoding UvrB/UvrC motif-containing protein produces the protein MICQECGEKPATLHFTKVINGEKNEIHLCQKCAQEKQESLFFNEGDMFSVNNLVSGLLNMTTFPKHNQSVDPRTVQCENCHMTYEQFVKVGKFGCHHCYQTFSEKLVPILKRLHSGNLTHNGKVPKRQGGAIHLKKKVNQLRQTLQEHIANEEFEKAAELRDEIRSLEKTQIQKRGDA, from the coding sequence ATGATTTGTCAGGAGTGTGGAGAAAAGCCTGCAACGCTTCATTTTACAAAAGTGATTAACGGGGAAAAAAATGAAATTCACTTATGTCAAAAGTGTGCTCAAGAGAAACAGGAATCTTTGTTTTTTAATGAAGGAGATATGTTCTCTGTCAATAATTTAGTTTCCGGTTTACTGAATATGACCACTTTCCCAAAACATAACCAATCAGTGGATCCCCGTACAGTTCAATGTGAAAACTGTCATATGACGTATGAACAATTTGTAAAAGTAGGTAAATTTGGCTGTCACCATTGCTATCAAACATTTAGTGAAAAGTTAGTGCCAATTTTAAAGAGGCTGCATAGTGGAAATCTGACTCATAACGGAAAGGTTCCAAAACGCCAGGGTGGTGCAATTCACTTAAAGAAAAAAGTGAATCAATTACGTCAAACGCTTCAAGAGCATATTGCTAATGAGGAATTTGAAAAAGCAGCAGAGCTCCGCGATGAAATTCGTTCCCTTGAAAAAACGCAAATTCAAAAGAGGGGGGATGCCTAA